One genomic segment of Myxococcales bacterium includes these proteins:
- a CDS encoding ABC transporter ATP-binding protein codes for MSHIERIEVRAVTRLFGATLALRGVTVDFSAGELVFLEGPNGAGKSTLLAVVGTVLAPSSGSVSYEPVGSDREAARAHIGWVAHESHCYRELTGRQNVELAARLRGVEPKAAWETACARVGAASFGERRVSMLSRGQRQRIALARALVHEPAILLLDEPFSGLDPASSERLEQVLLDERKRGAIVLVVNHSPGLAQKLDARTVRIEGGRIVSG; via the coding sequence GTGAGTCACATCGAGCGCATCGAGGTCCGCGCGGTCACCCGCCTCTTTGGCGCGACCCTGGCCCTCCGAGGCGTGACGGTGGACTTCTCCGCCGGCGAGCTCGTGTTCCTCGAGGGGCCGAATGGGGCGGGTAAGAGCACACTACTTGCGGTCGTGGGGACAGTGCTCGCGCCGAGTAGCGGGTCGGTCAGCTACGAGCCGGTGGGCTCCGATCGCGAGGCGGCTCGCGCGCACATCGGCTGGGTCGCGCACGAATCGCATTGTTATCGTGAGCTCACGGGTCGGCAGAACGTCGAGCTTGCGGCGCGCCTTCGCGGCGTCGAGCCGAAGGCTGCGTGGGAGACTGCGTGCGCGCGTGTTGGTGCGGCATCGTTTGGAGAGCGGCGTGTGTCGATGCTGAGCCGCGGGCAGCGACAACGAATCGCGCTGGCTCGCGCGCTCGTGCACGAGCCGGCCATTCTGCTGCTGGACGAGCCGTTTTCCGGGCTGGATCCCGCGAGCTCGGAGCGCCTCGAGCAGGTACTGCTCGACGAGCGAAAGCGCGGCGCGATCGTGCTCGTCGTCAACCACAGCCCGGGGCTGGCTCAGAAGCTCGACGCTCGCACCGTGCGCATCGAAGGCGGGCGAATCGTCAGCGGTTGA
- a CDS encoding dethiobiotin synthase, giving the protein MSDRSHHRVVILGTGTGVGKTHVTRALARALRCFGDAVALKPVESGGDADARSFDEENPFLPTPHPGIALSHAVSAHLAAELEGTAIELREVLQWVEHQEQLLALSGTTLPYSFSVIETAGAALSPLSRTVRNFELARALDPAVLVLVGPDSLGVLHAMTATLIAMHSLGRSPDFVVLSTPGRDSSTGTNARELHELGICTPALVLGHNDGDATDLAEAIFARLNR; this is encoded by the coding sequence ATGTCTGATCGAAGCCATCACCGCGTAGTCATCCTCGGTACGGGGACCGGGGTTGGGAAGACTCACGTCACGCGTGCCTTGGCGCGAGCGCTCCGATGCTTCGGTGACGCCGTCGCCCTCAAGCCAGTGGAGTCGGGCGGGGACGCCGACGCCCGCTCGTTCGACGAAGAGAACCCCTTCCTGCCCACTCCGCATCCAGGGATTGCGCTGAGCCATGCGGTGTCCGCGCACCTGGCAGCAGAGCTCGAGGGCACGGCCATCGAGCTCCGGGAGGTCCTTCAGTGGGTGGAGCACCAGGAGCAGTTGTTGGCCCTATCTGGCACTACGTTGCCATACAGTTTCTCGGTGATTGAAACGGCGGGCGCCGCGCTTTCGCCCCTGAGCCGGACCGTGCGCAATTTCGAGCTCGCTCGAGCTCTGGACCCTGCCGTGCTGGTGCTGGTCGGCCCGGACTCTCTGGGGGTGCTTCACGCGATGACAGCCACGCTGATCGCGATGCACTCGCTCGGGCGCTCCCCGGATTTCGTCGTGCTCTCGACGCCGGGGCGGGACTCCTCGACGGGCACGAACGCGCGCGAGCTGCACGAGCTGGGCATCTGCACTCCGGCGCTGGTTCTCGGCCACAACGACGGCGACGCTACGGACCTGGCAGAAGCGATCTTTGCCCGCCTCAACCGCTGA
- a CDS encoding 8-amino-7-oxononanoate synthase: protein MLNFLQESLKDLETAGALRELSAGRPTLIDVASNDYLGYARQPVSRATLLACEAAETGAGASRLIFGTTDHHLALEAELADWVQLESALLFSSGYAANVGVLQALASRGDLVVSDALNHASIIDGCRLSRADVAVAGHCSVDAVARALKQSSHPRKWVVTESYFSMDGDQPDLAGLREVCNTHSAGLIVDEAHALGVFGPGGAGLCVAAGIRPDVLVGTLGKAVGLQGAFVAGVRLLNQWLWNRARSLVFSTGTSPVLSVIALELVRQARSDDAGRARLLATAARLRRRLADAGVVLPPTSLGPIVPIVLGDNARALSCASRLQAAGFRACAIRPPTVPAGSARLRITVSSALDEASTERLAACLIEAITA from the coding sequence ATGCTCAATTTCCTGCAAGAATCCCTGAAAGACCTGGAAACCGCCGGGGCTCTGCGCGAACTGTCTGCCGGCCGGCCCACGCTGATTGACGTCGCCTCCAACGATTACCTGGGCTACGCCCGCCAGCCTGTTTCACGTGCAACACTGCTCGCCTGTGAGGCCGCAGAGACGGGAGCGGGCGCTTCCAGGCTCATTTTCGGCACGACCGATCACCACCTCGCGCTCGAGGCAGAACTGGCTGACTGGGTGCAACTCGAGTCGGCGCTGCTCTTTTCCAGCGGGTACGCGGCAAACGTCGGGGTCCTTCAGGCCCTGGCAAGTCGAGGGGATCTGGTCGTTTCCGACGCCCTGAATCACGCCTCAATCATCGATGGCTGCCGGCTTTCTCGCGCGGATGTGGCGGTGGCGGGGCACTGCTCCGTGGACGCCGTTGCACGCGCGTTGAAGCAGTCCTCCCATCCGCGGAAGTGGGTGGTTACCGAGTCGTACTTCAGCATGGACGGGGATCAGCCAGACCTGGCAGGGCTCCGGGAGGTCTGCAACACCCACTCCGCCGGCCTGATCGTTGATGAGGCCCACGCCCTCGGGGTGTTTGGGCCGGGCGGCGCGGGACTGTGCGTCGCCGCCGGGATCCGGCCGGACGTGCTGGTCGGGACGCTCGGGAAGGCCGTCGGATTGCAGGGAGCATTCGTGGCGGGGGTGCGCCTGCTGAATCAGTGGCTGTGGAATCGCGCCCGGAGCTTGGTGTTCTCGACTGGTACTTCACCGGTGTTGAGCGTGATCGCCCTCGAACTCGTGCGTCAGGCCCGGAGCGATGATGCCGGACGCGCACGGCTGCTGGCCACGGCGGCAAGGTTGCGCCGACGGCTTGCGGATGCCGGCGTGGTGCTCCCACCAACGTCGCTGGGGCCCATCGTTCCGATCGTGCTGGGTGACAACGCCCGCGCGCTGAGCTGCGCATCGCGCCTTCAGGCTGCCGGCTTTCGAGCTTGTGCGATCCGACCGCCAACCGTGCCGGCAGGCAGCGCGCGATTGCGCATCACGGTATCTTCGGCTCTCGACGAGGCGAGCACTGAAAGACTTGCAGCATGTCTGATCGAAGCCATCACCGCGTAG
- a CDS encoding cell division protein ZapA: MSRSPVELRVGGQTYRVVASAAEDELKRLADLVDGRLRELAGPGRSVSPQTLLLAAISLAHDLEEERARRESVEQRSREMLRSVLTRIDAALETLPDDDDHTGAEAGAPEL, from the coding sequence ATGAGCCGCTCGCCGGTCGAGCTTCGAGTCGGAGGACAGACCTATCGGGTCGTTGCGTCCGCTGCCGAAGACGAGCTCAAGCGACTCGCCGACCTCGTCGACGGCCGCCTGCGCGAGCTGGCGGGGCCAGGCCGTTCGGTTTCGCCGCAGACCCTCCTGCTCGCTGCCATCTCGCTGGCGCACGATCTCGAGGAGGAGCGTGCTCGCCGGGAGAGCGTGGAGCAGCGTTCCCGCGAGATGCTCCGCAGCGTGCTCACGCGCATCGATGCGGCGCTCGAGACGCTGCCCGACGACGACGATCACACTGGCGCCGAGGCCGGCGCTCCAGAGCTCTGA
- the aroB gene encoding 3-dehydroquinate synthase gives MTRPLLLNGFMATGKSTVGRRVAELEGVPFEDLDERVERRVGVSVSEIFASRGEHEFRQLEREELERVLGDPSRRVVALGGGALLDRELRLQALEHATVVTLEAPVEVVVTRSLGAPRPLLSVSDPTSRARDLMETRRSAYAEAHARVSTNDMDIDACARAVRGIWKREPIAVAAGERSYAVDVGANVLEERLGALLGRPTSVLAVTDENVQRAHGGTLSRALPNARVLALAPGEEQKTPATLERVWRAALDGGLDRGSLFVAFGGGVVCDITGFAAATWMRGTRWLALPTTLLAMVDASVGGKTAVDLADAKNAVGAFWQPAGVVCDIELLATEPDRGFRGALAEVVKSALIGDPALLGVLESRTEQVLARDPALLIEIVQRSIITKARVVSRDERETGLRAVLNLGHTVGHALEACTGYRTFTHGEAVSLGLVAALRIGQRLGVTKSADVERVTELLTRLSLPTSLADAPIGDAVDFLSRDKKRLGTYIHFVLVSEPGRVETQSIPLEQLRRLTLSS, from the coding sequence ATGACGCGGCCCCTCCTGCTCAACGGTTTCATGGCCACTGGCAAATCGACGGTCGGCCGTCGTGTTGCCGAGTTGGAGGGGGTGCCCTTCGAAGATCTGGACGAGCGGGTCGAACGCCGGGTGGGCGTCAGCGTCTCGGAGATCTTCGCGTCGCGCGGCGAGCACGAGTTCCGACAACTCGAACGCGAAGAGCTGGAGCGGGTCCTGGGCGATCCGAGCCGACGTGTGGTCGCGTTGGGCGGTGGTGCACTCCTGGATCGCGAGCTGCGTCTCCAGGCACTGGAGCACGCGACGGTCGTCACATTGGAGGCGCCGGTCGAGGTCGTCGTCACGCGCTCGCTCGGAGCACCTCGCCCGCTCCTGAGCGTCTCGGACCCGACCTCCCGGGCTCGCGACCTGATGGAAACCCGCCGCTCCGCGTATGCCGAGGCTCACGCCCGGGTATCCACGAATGACATGGACATCGACGCTTGCGCCCGTGCCGTGAGAGGTATCTGGAAGCGGGAGCCCATTGCGGTCGCGGCCGGTGAGCGAAGTTACGCCGTGGACGTCGGTGCCAATGTGCTCGAAGAGCGCCTGGGCGCGCTCCTGGGCCGACCGACCAGCGTGCTGGCGGTGACCGACGAAAACGTGCAGAGAGCCCACGGTGGCACCCTCTCCCGTGCCCTGCCGAACGCCCGCGTGCTCGCGCTGGCTCCGGGTGAGGAGCAGAAGACACCCGCAACGCTGGAGCGCGTGTGGCGCGCGGCCCTCGATGGCGGGCTCGATCGCGGGAGCCTGTTCGTCGCGTTCGGCGGCGGTGTCGTGTGTGACATCACAGGCTTCGCGGCCGCCACCTGGATGCGGGGCACACGCTGGCTGGCGCTGCCCACGACACTGCTCGCGATGGTAGACGCCTCCGTCGGGGGCAAGACCGCTGTCGATCTCGCCGACGCCAAGAACGCGGTGGGTGCGTTCTGGCAGCCTGCCGGCGTCGTGTGTGACATCGAGCTGCTCGCCACCGAACCCGATCGCGGTTTTCGTGGCGCGCTGGCCGAAGTGGTCAAGAGCGCACTGATCGGTGATCCGGCATTGCTCGGTGTTCTGGAGTCTCGGACCGAGCAGGTTCTCGCCCGCGACCCCGCCCTGCTGATCGAAATCGTACAGCGCAGCATCATCACCAAAGCGCGCGTCGTTTCCCGCGACGAACGCGAGACCGGCCTGCGTGCCGTGCTGAATCTGGGTCACACCGTGGGGCACGCGCTCGAAGCCTGCACGGGCTACCGCACCTTCACCCACGGTGAGGCGGTCTCCCTCGGTCTGGTCGCGGCGCTGCGCATCGGGCAACGTCTCGGAGTGACGAAGAGCGCAGACGTGGAGCGCGTCACCGAGCTGCTCACACGCCTGTCGCTGCCCACCTCCCTCGCCGACGCGCCCATCGGCGATGCCGTCGATTTCCTCTCGCGAGACAAAAAGCGTCTCGGCACCTACATCCACTTCGTCTTGGTCTCCGAGCCAGGTCGCGTCGAAACACAGTCAATTCCCCTGGAACAATTGCGTCGACTCACCCTCAGCTCCTGA